The DNA region AGGCCCCGCCGCAGCCAGCGTCGTGGGGTGACCAGCGAGAAGCGCCAGCAGAGGCGGGCGAGGTCGGCCGCGTACGCCACGAAGGCGCACAGGTAGACGACCAGGTAGGCGGCGACGGCCGGATGCGCCGCGTCCTCGACAGCCAACCGGACCGGTGGGTCGGCCGACAGCGTGGCCGCCCACAGCAGGGTGAGCAGGACGAACGCGACGCCGGAGGCGATCAGCCGGCGGCGGGCGCGGCGGGCGGCGACGGTGGCCGGCAGGGCGAGGAACAGCAGGAGGATCTCCGAGTTGGCCGCCACCGCCATCACCCCGGCGTGGGCGAGCAGCTTCGCGAGGTTCGGCAGCCCGGTGCTGCGGTCGACGGTGGCGGCGACCGGGCCGACCGCGAAGGTGACGCCGGCCGCGTAGGCGAGGAACGCGTACACCATCGCGCGCAGCACCCGGTTGTCCCGGTCGCGTCGCAGGTCCCGCAGTTTGTAGCCGAAGGCGTACCAGCCGGCGGCGGCGCAGACGGCGTACAGGGCGGTGGCCATCGCCCCGCCTACCGGGGCGGGGGCTCGAGGCCGTGCCGCAGCCGTGCCGCCAGCGCGCTCTCCACCGACGAGTCGGCGCCGGCTGCTGCCGCCGGGCCGTCGTCGCGTACGGCCAGCTCCAGCAGGACGGTCGCCATCATCTCGGCCTCCTGCTCCTCGCCGCGACTGTAGACCCCGGTGCGGTGGAGCACCCGATTGACCAGGGTGGGTCGCAGCGCCGGCATCAGCAGCTGGCTCGCCTGCTGGTCGTCGAGGGCGAGCGCGCGGTGGTCGAACAGGATGTGGCCGAGTTCGTGGGCGACGATGTGGTCGCGGTGCACCTGGCTGGTGCGTTCCTCGTAGGCGATGACGTGACCGGCGTCGGTGAAGAAGGTCAACCCGAACGGTGCGCCGGCGGGCATCGGTACGCCGACCAGGGTGATCCGCTGGCCGAGGACCGTCCCGACCTGTCGACACAACTGCGCGGCGTCGAACGGCCGGGGCATCCGCAGGCCGCGGTCCTGCAGCTGTCGCAGCCGGGTCAGGCAGGTCCGTCGCAGCTCGGATGACTTCATGTCCGTGCTTCCCTCAGTCTCGTCCACCCGTTGCCACTGCATGACGATCACGAGGTGGGGCGTCCGTCGGTGGCGGTGCCGTCGTCGGTACGTGGCGCCTGCAACGCCTGCATCACCCGGTCGAGGATGTCGCCGACCGCGTCCAACTGCTCCTCGGGCAGCGCGCTCAGCCGGGTCGCGACGGCCCGGACCTTCAGGTTGCGCATCGCCTGCAGGGCGTGCAGGTCCCGTTCGATCTCGCCGGAGCGTCGCCGGTCGAAGAAGAAGGCGGGGTCGACGTCGAAGAAGTCGGCGAGGGCCTCCAGATGCTCCTTGGTCGGGTTGGTCCGTCGGCCGGTGCGCAGTTGCCAGATGTACACGTCGGAGATCGATCCGCCCCGCTCCCGGATGGCGTCGGCGACCTCCCGCGAGGTGTAGGGATCGCGTCCGGCCGGCCGGACGGTGTCGAAGAGCAGGTTGAGTTTGTCGGCCAGGGTGGATCCCGATCCGGCAGGGGGGGTGGGGCCGCCGCCCGTCACGGCTACCTCCGTCGGATGTGCAGCTGGTATTAGTCAGAATCGCGCTGTCGGTTAATATTGGTTGGCGGCAGCACGCGGAGTCAGTATACGATCACCACCTGGGGTTGACCAACCGACGTGCGGGCGACCTCGATGCCGCTGGTGCGGTGAGGGGCGCGGAACGGGGGCGCCCCTCACCCCACCAGCCAGCGGTACCCGGCGTCCGCCACCGGGAGCCGACCTACCGGCCGACGGTCACTGGACCGCCCGGGCCACCGCGATCCGGGTGCTGCCGCGCTGGCCGGCCTCGTAGAACATGTACTGCACGCCGCGGTCGGTGCCGAACGCCGGTGCCGCCACCCGGCCGTTGTCCGGGGCGCCGGTCAGCGGAGCGTGGAACACGCCGAGGTGGACCTCCCGGTCGAAGTTGTCGCCGACCTCGGTCAGGTACATCCGACCCGATCCGCCGTGGTAGACGACGTAGGTGGTGCCGTTGCGGTGCAGCAGATGCGCGCCGCTGAGATCGCTCAACCCGTCGCCGGACGGGCTGACCAACGGTTGCGGGTCGAACTGCCAGCTGCGGCCGTCGGCCGACCAGCCCCAGAAGATCTTCCGGAAGCCCGGTCGGACCGTGTGGTATCCCATGTAGACCATGACGTACCGGCTGCCCAGCGCGGGGATGCGGTGGTCGAAGACCCGCGCGTACGACGCCTCGGTGAGGTTCGGGACCATCGCCGTCGACAGCACCACACCCTGGTACGTGAACCGCACGCCGTCCGACGAGATCGCCAACCGGGTGGTGTCGTTGTCGCCGTGGAAGTACAGATAGAACTGCCGGGTCGCGCTGTTCCACAGCACGTGCGGCGAGGAGACGTGCTCGACCGAGTAGTGCGGTGACCAGTCGCGCCGGACGATCGGGTTGCCGGCGTACTCGGTGAACGGGCCGGCCAGTGAGTTGCCGTAGGCCAGGCAGATCCCGCCGGGCCGGTCGTGTGGGGCGTAGTAGAGGTAATAGCGGGCCAGCCCGCCGCTGATCCGGTCGTACACCCCACGGACGCAGGGGAAGATCAGCTCGCCGGTCGGGTTGTAGCGCAGGTTGGCGTGGTCCAACGGTTGCCCGAGGTAGGCGTAGGTCGGGAATCCGGCGGGCGCGGCGCTGGCGGGTCCGGCGCCGACGGACAGCCCGCCGAGGCCACCCGCCACGGCGGTGGCGCCGAGCAGCGCGGTGCCACGCAGTAGTTGGCGACGGTCGAGGCCGGCCGGGTGCCGGCGATCCGGTTCGGATGCGGGTCCGGGTCCGGATCCGGGTCCGGGGGAGTGCGCGGAGCGGGGGTACGGGCGCATGGGGTGGCCTTTCCGACACGTGGGCGGTGGACCGGGGGAGTCCACGGCGTCGTCACTGGCAGTCAGGTGAGGTGGAGCGGCCGGCCGGGCCCTCGTGTGGGCTGAGTCTGCTCGCGGTCGGATCGCCGCGTCAAGGTGCTAATACGAATTATCACCGGAGTGTCGATCCATGTCGCGCACGGCGGCAGGGGTTGACGGGGACCGCCGACAGGGTTCAGGATCTCAGGCCAACGGAAACTAATGCGTATTAGCAGAGAAACGGACGGACACCAACAGTGACCGGATCTCGCCGACGGGTCACCCAGCAGGACATCGCCCGGATGACCGGCGTCAGCCAGGCCACGGTCTCCCTGGTACTCAACGGCCGGGCCGACGCCGACGTACGGATCGCGCCGGAGACGCGCGAACGGGTCCTCGCCGCGATCCGCGCCACCGGCTACGTCGCCGACCCGGTCGCCCGCCGGCTCGCCGACCGGCACAACCGCATCCTCGGCGTCTTCACCTCCGAGCCGGTGTTTCCCAGCGGCACCGGCGACTTCTACCAACCTTTCCTGCTCGGCATCGAACAGTGCGCCGAGCACCTCGGCTGCGACCTGCTGCTACTCACCAGCGCCCCGGTCCTCGACGGGCGGCGTCGACTGTTCCACCAGGACAACCGGCTACGGCTGGCCGACGGCTGCGTCCTGCTCGGCCGTCAGCTCGACCCGGCCGAACTGACCCGGCTGCTCGCCGACGGACTGCCGTTCGTCTCCGTCGGACGGCGCGACGACGCGGGCGGCCCGGTGCCGTACGTCGGTGCCGACTACCCCGCCGCCACCGGCGCGCTGGTGCGCCGCGCCGTCGCACTGGGCCACCGTCGGCTCACCTATCTGGGCCAGGGTGACGGCCCCGAGTCGCACGCCGACCGGATGCGCGGATTCCGTACCGCCGCTGCGGCCGCCGGCGTCGAGTGGCGGCACGAGCCGGCCGCCGGCCGTGACCCGGCCGAGCTGCTCGACGCGGTCACGGCGGGCACCTGCACCGTGGTCTTCGCCGAGGAGTACGCCGACGGCGTCGCGCTCGCCGTACAGGCCCGCCAGCGAGGTCTGGACATCCCGGCCGACCTGTCCATCGTGGCCCTGGGTGACCCGACCCGGCCGGCCCGCGCCGATCTGGACCTCACCGGTTTCCGGATCCCCCGGCAACAGATGGGCTGGCAGGCGGTCGAAGTCCTGACGGCGGCGCTGCGCGGTGCCACGGCCGCGCCCGCGCAGCGGCTGTTGCCCTGCGAGGAAGTCGTCGGCGCCACCCTGGTGCCGCCAACCGGAAGGAACCCGGCACAGTGACGGAGTACGGCTGCGACATCCTGGTCGTCGGCGGTGGACTGGGCGGGGTGGCCGCCGCGCTCGGCGCGCTACGCGCCGGCCGCACGGTGGCGCTCACCGAGGAACACGACTGGCTCGGCGGGCAGCTGACCAGTCAGGCGGTTCCGCCGGACGAGCACTCCTGGGTGGAGCGGTTCGGGGTGACCGCCAGCTACCGCGCGTTGCGCGAGGGCATCCGCGACTACTACCGGCGGCACTATCCGCTGACCGAGGCGGCCCGCGCCCAGCGCGAACTCAACCCCGGCGGCGGGCACGTCAGCCGGCTCTGCCACGAGCCCCGGGTCGCCGTCGCGGTGATCGAGGCGATGCTCGCGCCGTACCGTGGCGCGGGGCAGCTGCGGGTGCTGCAACCGTACCGGCCGGTCGCCGCCGACACCGACGGCGACCGCGTCACCGCGGTCACCGTCGCGCACCGCGACGGCGGCGGCGAGATCACCATCACCGCGCCGTACGTGCTGGACGCCACCGAGACCGGTGAGCTGCTGCCGCTGACCGGCACCGAGTACGTCACCGGCTTCGAGTCGCGGGCCGACACCGGCGAACCCAGCGCCCCGGACGTGGCCGACCCGACCAACATGCAGGCGGTGTCGGTCTGTTTCGCGATCGACCACGTCGACGGCGACCACACCATCGACCGGCCGGCCCGGTACGGGTTCTGGCGCGACTACCAGCCGCCCTTCTGGGGCGACCGGATGCTGTCGTGGCGCTCACCCAACCCCCGTACCCTGCAGATCGGCCAGCGCAGCTTCACCCCGAACCCCGACGACGACCCGCTCGCCGTCGTCGCCGACCAGCGACTCAGCCCCGGCGACGGCAACCTGTGGACGTTCCGGCGGATCGCGGCGCGCCGGATGTTCCGCCCAGGGGCGTACCCCAGCGACATCTGCCTGGTCAACTGGCCGATGATCGACTACTTCGAGTCGCCGGTCATCGATGTGCCCGACCCGGCCCACCATCTCACGGCCGCCCGGGAACTGTCCCGCAGCGTGCTCTACTGGCTGCAGACCGAGGCACCCCGCCCCGACGGTGGCACCGGCTTCCCCGGCCTGCGGCTGCGCGGCGACGTCACCGGCGGCACCGACGGGCTCGCCCAGGCCCCGTACATCCGGGAATCGCGTCGGATCCGGGCCGAGTACACCGTCGTCGAACAGGACCTGTCGCTGGCGGTACGCGGCGACAAGGGCGCGGTGCGCTACCCCGACCCGGTCGGCGTCGGCATGTACCGCATCGACCTGCACCCTTCCACCGGCGGCGACAACTACGTCGACGTCGCCGCCTGCCCCTTCGAGATCCCGCTCGGCGCGCTGCTGCCGCAGCGGATGCGCAACCTGCTACCCGCCGGCAAGAACATCGGCACCACCCACATCACCAACGGCGCGTACCGGCTGCACCCGGTCGAGTGGAACGTCGGCGAAGCCGCCGGCACCCTCGCCGCGTACTGCCTGGACCGGCGGGTCGAACCCCACGCGGTACGCGCCGACACCGACCTGCTCGCCGACTACTCCACCCGGCTCGACGCCGCCGGCGTCGAACGACGCTGGCCGGACGTGACCGGCTACTGACCTCACCCGTCACCTGAGGAAGGACCCCACGACATGAGAAACCGGATAGCGACCGCGGCCCTGGCGGCCAGCCTGCTCGGCGTCGCCGCCTGCGGCGGGGACGACGGCGGCACCGACGGCCCGGTCTCGCTACGGATGACCATCTGGTCGGCCAACGAGGCGCACCTGGCCCTGTTCGACGAGATCGCCGACGCCTACCTCGCCGACAACCCGGGCGTGGCCGCGATCAGTTTCGACCCGTTGCCGTTCGAGAACTACACCACCACACTGACCACGCAGATCGCCGGCGGCAACCCGCCCGACCTGGCCTGGATCTTCGAAAGCTCGGCCCCGGACTTCGTCACCTCGGGCGTGCTCGCCCCGCTCGACGAGGTGGTCACCGACGCCGACGACCTGGTCGACTCGGCCACCGCGCTGTGGCGCGACGGCGACACCCTCTACGCGTACCCCTTCTCGACCTCGCCGTTCGGCGTCTTCGTCAACCGCGACCTGATCGCCGAGGCCAGCCGGCCCGACCCGGCCGCGCAGCTCGCGGCGGGGGAGTGGACCTGGGCCAACGCGGTCGACACCGCCGCTGCGGTCAACGCGGCCACCGACCGGGCGGGCCTGGTCATCCGGGACTTCGACTACCAGGGCTGGGACTACCTGTCCACCGTGTGGGCCGGCTGGGGTGCGCAAGCCTGGAGCGACGACGGGCGTGAGTGCGGCTTCACCGACCCGGCGATGGTCGACGCGATGACCTTCCTGCACGAGGCGATCTTCACGGCCGGCGCGCTGCCGGGACCGGGCACCACCGCGGACTTCTTCGCCGGCGAGGCCGCGCTGACGATCACCCAGATCTCCCGGGCCTCGCTGCTGGAAGACGGCGCGTTCGACTGGGACCTGCTGCCATTGCCGGCCGGCCCGGCCGGCGAGTACGCGGTGATCGGTCAGGGCGGTGTCGCGGTGCTGCAACGCGGCCCGAACGCCGAGGCCGCCGCAGACTTCCTGGGCTACCTCACCAACCCGGAGAACTCCGCCAAACTGGCGCGGTTCTTCCCACCGCCCCGGCAGTCGCTGCTGACCGCCGACACCCTGGCGCAGACCAACCCGCTGCTCACGCCGGAGCAGCTGCAACAGGTCGTCATCGACGGCATCGCCGCCGGGGTGGTCAAGCCCAGCCACACCGACAGCGCCGAGATCAACCAGGCGGTCCGGGCCGCCCTCGACCCGATGTGGCGGGCCGACGCCGACGTGCCCGGCGTCCTCGCCGGGGTCTGCGCGGCGATCGCGCCGCTGCTGGCCGGGTGATGCCGGTCCGGTCGGTGGCGGTGGCCCGGCCCGGCTGGTGGACCATCCACCGCCGGGACCAGGCCGCCGGCTACCTGTTCATCACCCCGCAGCTCGTCGGTACGGCGGTGTTCGTGCTGGTGCCGCTGGGCCTGGTCGGCTGGTACAGCCTGCACGAGTGGAACGTACTGGCCGGCACGTTCGAGTTCACCGGCGCGGACAACTACCGGCAGCTGACCGACGATCCCGCGCTGCCCGGCGTACTCGGGGCCACCGCCCTGTTCTCCATCGGCCTGGTGACGGTCAACCTTGCCCTGGCGTTGCTGCTGGCGGTGCTGCTCAGCCAGAAGCTGCGCGGCACCGTCGTGTTCCGGACGCTGTTCTTCTCACCGGTGGTCGTGTCACTGGTCGCCTGGACCATCGTCTGGCGGTTCCTGCTGCAGGCCGACGGTGGCGTCAACGGCCTGCTCGGCACCCTCGGCGTCGACGGGCCGAACTGGCTGCGCGGCGAGGCCACCGCCATGGTCGCGGTGATCGTCGTGCAGGTGGTCAAGAACGTCGGCCTCAACATGGTGCTGTTCCTGGCCGCGCTGCAGGGCGTGCCGGGGGAGCTGTACGAGGCCGCCCGGGTCGACGGGGCCAGCCGGTGGACCCAGTTCCGGCGGATCACCGTACCGCTGATCAGCCCGACCATCCTGCTCACCTCGATCATCACCGTGGTCGGGTCGCTGCAGGTGTTCGCGCAGATCGCGGTGCTCACCCAGGGCGGGCCGGGCAACGCGACCACGGTGCTCGTCTACTACCTCTACCAGCAGGCGTTCCAGTTCCACCACTTCGGCTACGGGGCGACCCTGTCGGTGCTGCTGTTCGGCATCGTGCTGGCGTTGACCGTGGTGCAGTGGCAGATGCGTCGGAGATGGGTGTTCCATGAGCAGTAGCACGCTCTCGCCACGGGCGAAGCTCGCCCTGTACGGCGTACTGCTGGTCCTCGCCGTGCCGTTCGTCTTCCCCACCTGGTGGATGGTCACCTCGTCGGTGAAGCCGGTGAGCCAGATCTTCGCCTTCCCGCCGACGCTGTGGCCGACCGACATCAGCTTCGCCGCCTACCGTGACGTGTTCACCCTGCAGCCGTTCGCCCGGCAGTACTGGAACAGCGCCTACATCGCCGCCGTGGTCACCGTCGGCACGCTGGCGGTGTCGTCGCTGGCCGGCTACGCGTTCGCCCGGATCCGGTTCCGGGGCCAGCAGGCGCTGTTCCTGCTGGTGCTGCTCGGCCTGCTGATCCCCAGTGAGGTGACGATCGTCCCGCTGTTTCAGATGTTCAACCAACTGGGCCTGATCGACACCCACTGGCCGCTGATCCTGGTGCCGATCTTCGGCGCGCCGAGTGTGCTGGCCACCTTCATCATGCGGCAGTTCTTCCTCGCCCTGCCGGGTGAGCTGGAGGAGGCGGCCCGGGTCGACGGGCTCGGCCGGTTCGCCATCTTCTGGCGGATCGCGCTGCCGCTGGCCCGCCCGGCGCTGGGCGCGGTGGCGATCTTCACCTTCCTGCACAGCTGGAACCTCTATCTGGAGCCGATCGTGTTCCTGTCCACTCCGGAGAAGTTCACCCTGCCGCAGGCCTTGACCCAGTTCGTCGACGCCTACGGCGGGCCGATGTGGAACGTGCAGTTGTCGGCGGCGTCGCTGACCGCGATCCCGGTGCTGATCGTGTTCGTGATTGCCCAGCGGCAGTTCATCGAGGGCCTGGCGCACACCGGCCTGAAGGGGTGACGGCACTGGCGGACGGGATGCCGGGCGGCGGGACGTAACGTCCCGCCGCCGCCGACGTTGAAGCAGTGTGACACCCCTACTTTTGACAGCCCTTCCCCACGTCCTCGTCGCGACCCTGCTCGGCACCGTCTCGGCCGTACCGCCTGCGGCCCCGCCGACCGGCGCGGCGCCGTCGGCGGGTATCGCTGTGGCGTCCGCCGAGGCCGGCATCCGTTCGGAGGTCCACGACCGGGTGGGACGGCGACTTGCCGGCATCTGTGTCTTCGCCACCGAGGTGAAGACCTTCGCGTTCCCGGACTTCTGCCCGGCGCGCAGCGACACCCAGGGCCGGGTGACCGTTGCGGTGCCCGGGCCCGGTACGTACACCCTCTTCGCGCTACCGGACTCCGGCAGCCGGTACGGCGCCCAGTGGGTCGGCCGCCACGGCGGCACCGGGACCCAGCAGGAGGCGGTGCGGATCACCGTGGCCGCCGACGAGATCGCCCCGGCACCGACGATCTATCTGGACCGGCGGGCCGCCATCACCGGCATGGTGACGCTGGGACCGATCGGCAACGGCACGGTCGGCATCGTCGGCCCGGACCCGGACGGCCGCCGGGATCCCCGGTACGCGCCGATCGCCACCGACGGCGCGTTCCACATCGACTGGCTCGGCCCGTACGCCTGGCCGTTGCTGTTCCAGGCCGACGGCTACCCGTACCAGTGGAGCGGCGGTGTCGGTAACCGGCTGCTGGCCGAGCTGGTCCCAGCGACGACGACACCGTCGTCGACCTACTGGTACCCGCTGCGGCGTGGCGCGGACGTCGCCGTGGTCGTACCGGACCAGCCCGGTCCCGGGCGGCTGGTGGTCCGCAACGTGACCACCCAGGATCCGGTGGCGGTCGTCGACCATGACAACTGGGCCGAAGGCAAGCAGTTTCCGCTGCTCAGCAGGCAACAGGTGACGCTGAGCTGGGAGGGCGGGGGGATCGTCCGGTGGTACGGCGGCACCGACGCCACCGACGCCGTACCGGTGCCGGTCCGCGACAGCGGCGGCCTGGAGCTCGTCCTCGCTCCCGCCTGACCCGCCTGACTGTCGTTCACGTCCCGCCGTGGTTCACGACCCCGGCGGCTGGTCGTCTTCGGTGGCCTCGGCCCGGACCGGGAGGCCGAGCTGCGCCCGGGCGGCGGCGATCGCCTCCGGTGTGTCGGGAAGGACCCGGCCGAGCCCATCGAGTCGCGACAGCATGCCGAACGCGGTGAGCGCCTTGCGATGTTCGGGCCGGACGCCGGACAGGTAGACGGCGATGCCGCGCCGTTCCAGCCGCTGCACCACGTCGCGCAGCACCAAAGCACCGGAGGCGTCGATGGTCGACACCCGCGACATCCGCAGGATCACCACCCGTACGTCGGCGACCTCGGACAACTCCAGTAGGAACCGGTGGGCGGCGGCGAAGAACAGCGGCCCGTCCAGCCGGTACGCCACGATGTGCTCGGCCAGCAGCGCCTGCTCCTCGGCGCGGTGGTCGCCGGTGTCCAGTGGCACCCGATCCAGCCGTACCGCCTGGGCGATCTTGCGAAGCGCCAGGCCGCCGGCGACGACCAGCCCGACCAGCACGGCGGTGACCAGGTCCAGCAGGACGGTGGTCGCCGCGGTCAGCGCCATGACGGCCCCGTCGGAGCGCGACGCGCGGGCCAGCGCGGTGAGCGCGCTCACCTCGACCATCCGG from Solwaraspora sp. WMMD791 includes:
- a CDS encoding sugar ABC transporter permease, producing the protein MPVRSVAVARPGWWTIHRRDQAAGYLFITPQLVGTAVFVLVPLGLVGWYSLHEWNVLAGTFEFTGADNYRQLTDDPALPGVLGATALFSIGLVTVNLALALLLAVLLSQKLRGTVVFRTLFFSPVVVSLVAWTIVWRFLLQADGGVNGLLGTLGVDGPNWLRGEATAMVAVIVVQVVKNVGLNMVLFLAALQGVPGELYEAARVDGASRWTQFRRITVPLISPTILLTSIITVVGSLQVFAQIAVLTQGGPGNATTVLVYYLYQQAFQFHHFGYGATLSVLLFGIVLALTVVQWQMRRRWVFHEQ
- a CDS encoding carbohydrate ABC transporter permease, whose amino-acid sequence is MSSSTLSPRAKLALYGVLLVLAVPFVFPTWWMVTSSVKPVSQIFAFPPTLWPTDISFAAYRDVFTLQPFARQYWNSAYIAAVVTVGTLAVSSLAGYAFARIRFRGQQALFLLVLLGLLIPSEVTIVPLFQMFNQLGLIDTHWPLILVPIFGAPSVLATFIMRQFFLALPGELEEAARVDGLGRFAIFWRIALPLARPALGAVAIFTFLHSWNLYLEPIVFLSTPEKFTLPQALTQFVDAYGGPMWNVQLSAASLTAIPVLIVFVIAQRQFIEGLAHTGLKG
- a CDS encoding FAD-dependent oxidoreductase; translation: MTEYGCDILVVGGGLGGVAAALGALRAGRTVALTEEHDWLGGQLTSQAVPPDEHSWVERFGVTASYRALREGIRDYYRRHYPLTEAARAQRELNPGGGHVSRLCHEPRVAVAVIEAMLAPYRGAGQLRVLQPYRPVAADTDGDRVTAVTVAHRDGGGEITITAPYVLDATETGELLPLTGTEYVTGFESRADTGEPSAPDVADPTNMQAVSVCFAIDHVDGDHTIDRPARYGFWRDYQPPFWGDRMLSWRSPNPRTLQIGQRSFTPNPDDDPLAVVADQRLSPGDGNLWTFRRIAARRMFRPGAYPSDICLVNWPMIDYFESPVIDVPDPAHHLTAARELSRSVLYWLQTEAPRPDGGTGFPGLRLRGDVTGGTDGLAQAPYIRESRRIRAEYTVVEQDLSLAVRGDKGAVRYPDPVGVGMYRIDLHPSTGGDNYVDVAACPFEIPLGALLPQRMRNLLPAGKNIGTTHITNGAYRLHPVEWNVGEAAGTLAAYCLDRRVEPHAVRADTDLLADYSTRLDAAGVERRWPDVTGY
- a CDS encoding helix-turn-helix transcriptional regulator, whose amino-acid sequence is MTGGGPTPPAGSGSTLADKLNLLFDTVRPAGRDPYTSREVADAIRERGGSISDVYIWQLRTGRRTNPTKEHLEALADFFDVDPAFFFDRRRSGEIERDLHALQAMRNLKVRAVATRLSALPEEQLDAVGDILDRVMQALQAPRTDDGTATDGRPTS
- a CDS encoding sugar ABC transporter substrate-binding protein; protein product: MRNRIATAALAASLLGVAACGGDDGGTDGPVSLRMTIWSANEAHLALFDEIADAYLADNPGVAAISFDPLPFENYTTTLTTQIAGGNPPDLAWIFESSAPDFVTSGVLAPLDEVVTDADDLVDSATALWRDGDTLYAYPFSTSPFGVFVNRDLIAEASRPDPAAQLAAGEWTWANAVDTAAAVNAATDRAGLVIRDFDYQGWDYLSTVWAGWGAQAWSDDGRECGFTDPAMVDAMTFLHEAIFTAGALPGPGTTADFFAGEAALTITQISRASLLEDGAFDWDLLPLPAGPAGEYAVIGQGGVAVLQRGPNAEAAADFLGYLTNPENSAKLARFFPPPRQSLLTADTLAQTNPLLTPEQLQQVVIDGIAAGVVKPSHTDSAEINQAVRAALDPMWRADADVPGVLAGVCAAIAPLLAG
- a CDS encoding LacI family DNA-binding transcriptional regulator translates to MTGSRRRVTQQDIARMTGVSQATVSLVLNGRADADVRIAPETRERVLAAIRATGYVADPVARRLADRHNRILGVFTSEPVFPSGTGDFYQPFLLGIEQCAEHLGCDLLLLTSAPVLDGRRRLFHQDNRLRLADGCVLLGRQLDPAELTRLLADGLPFVSVGRRDDAGGPVPYVGADYPAATGALVRRAVALGHRRLTYLGQGDGPESHADRMRGFRTAAAAAGVEWRHEPAAGRDPAELLDAVTAGTCTVVFAEEYADGVALAVQARQRGLDIPADLSIVALGDPTRPARADLDLTGFRIPRQQMGWQAVEVLTAALRGATAAPAQRLLPCEEVVGATLVPPTGRNPAQ